TATTCTCCAGATATATCTGAATATACTTCTTCATAGAGCTATCGTTGGCTCCACACCAGAGATCTGAGACAACCAAAGCTCTGCCATTATCATCTGACGCATAGCCATATTTACGATTGGGCTTGTCTCCTGACGAGTGTTGTAGGATGCCCTTTTGAGTAGTTAGAAGTCGAAGATAATCAAGTTTTGGTTTTTGCATCTTTAAATATCTGTATATGTTTAGCAGCAACTTGCGACCAAATCATCTTACGCCCAAACTTATAGGCTCTTTCCTGCATTTTCTTACGCTCAGTTAGATTGGTGTATGTCTGTATAAGTTTTTCGGCAATTGCATCGCTATCTCTCCTAGGAACAATAAAACCTCGCCCATCAGAAAGAATCTCATTAGCATAGATATACGGAGTAGAGATACAGATCTTACCTGCTCCCACTGCATAAGCCAAGGTACCTGACGAGGTCTGATCCAGATCTGTATATGGAGTGATGTATACATCCAATGCCTTCAAATAATCTACCAAACTATTTAGCGGCACATACTCATTCACCTGCTTAAATTGACCGTTTAGGTTAAGATCGAAAGCCCGTTTTAGTAAAAACTCACGATAAGATTCGCCTTCAGCACGCTTAACCTGGGGATGTGTCGCTCCCACCATCACAAACTTAAGCTTGGGAATATCCATAGACACCTTCTTTACTGCATCAATCACGTATTCTAGCCCCTTATTGCGTGAGATTAAGTTGATGGTACCAACTAAAAAGTCATCAGCCCTAAACCCTAGTCTTTCTTTTGCCTGAGTATTATCTTCCAGTTCCAGGTCGGGTACACCATGATGAATAACCTTAATTTTTCGACTAGGGATGTTATACACGCTCCGCAACCTGGCTCTGGCTTCTTTAATCATTACAATATTGCTCTGAGATAATCTAGCCAACTCTTTTAGCACATGCTTCTGGTTGGGGCTTGGCTCAAGTAGGGTTGTATGAAAAGTTGTGATTAAGGGTTTTTTAAGTTTTTTGGCAAAATCCAGAATGTAGTCTCCATCATTTCCGCCAAAAATTCCATACTCGTGCTGAATGCATACGTAAGCATAACTAGACGAATTTACTCTATCTGCAAGCTTAATATAATCATCTCGGCTGTTTTTTTCTAGTTTGAATTTTACTTC
This genomic window from Candidatus Roizmanbacteria bacterium CG_4_9_14_0_2_um_filter_38_17 contains:
- a CDS encoding glycosyl transferase family 1, translating into MRNIKGLAFNILLLANSFEVIPMITLSETLKAEARSLRWPLWKRSKVPPAVTSLNLFMFVKYITDQIVYNAILMKTLLVSTYVPQKCGIATYTRDLIQAVVGYNSNITPHVVAIINGKDSNYPPEVKFKLEKNSRDDYIKLADRVNSSSYAYVCIQHEYGIFGGNDGDYILDFAKKLKKPLITTFHTTLLEPSPNQKHVLKELARLSQSNIVMIKEARARLRSVYNIPSRKIKVIHHGVPDLELEDNTQAKERLGFRADDFLVGTINLISRNKGLEYVIDAVKKVSMDIPKLKFVMVGATHPQVKRAEGESYREFLLKRAFDLNLNGQFKQVNEYVPLNSLVDYLKALDVYITPYTDLDQTSSGTLAYAVGAGKICISTPYIYANEILSDGRGFIVPRRDSDAIAEKLIQTYTNLTERKKMQERAYKFGRKMIWSQVAAKHIQIFKDAKTKT